In one Methanobrevibacter arboriphilus genomic region, the following are encoded:
- a CDS encoding PDDEXK nuclease domain-containing protein: MTNTNINKFHQEDFTNILKMIKKSQISALKSVNTELIDLYWNIGKFIHQRVEKSNWGQSVVKQLADYLKKADPSLKGFSRQNLWRMKQFYETYKDHQKLSALLREITWTNNVAIFSRCKTIDEREFYIYQSKKEKWSSRELDRQISSSLYERMMISNNKISSKLKEVYPKSASYFKDDYVFEFLDLEDHSENQLQKALIKNLKKFILELGRDFLFVGKEYRIQVGNNDFYIDLLFFNRELQCLVAFELKTDKFKPEHLGQLNFYLEALDRDVKKEQENPSIGILLCRDKDDTVVEYAISRSLSPSMVSQYRTKLPDKKLLKEKLNQIL, translated from the coding sequence ATGACAAATACAAATATAAATAAATTTCATCAAGAAGATTTTACTAATATTCTAAAAATGATTAAAAAATCTCAAATATCTGCTTTAAAAAGTGTTAATACTGAGTTAATAGACCTTTATTGGAATATAGGTAAATTTATCCATCAACGTGTAGAGAAATCAAATTGGGGACAATCTGTTGTAAAACAATTAGCAGATTATCTGAAAAAAGCTGATCCAAGCTTGAAAGGGTTTTCAAGACAGAATCTATGGAGAATGAAACAATTTTATGAAACTTATAAAGACCACCAAAAACTCTCAGCACTGCTGAGAGAAATTACATGGACAAATAATGTAGCTATTTTTTCTCGATGTAAAACTATTGATGAACGAGAATTTTATATATATCAAAGCAAAAAGGAAAAATGGAGTTCTAGAGAACTTGATAGACAAATTTCATCAAGTTTATATGAAAGAATGATGATTTCTAATAATAAAATTTCTTCAAAATTAAAAGAAGTTTATCCTAAATCAGCGAGTTATTTTAAAGATGATTATGTTTTTGAATTCCTTGATTTAGAAGATCATTCAGAAAATCAACTTCAGAAAGCATTAATTAAAAATTTAAAAAAATTTATTCTTGAACTAGGCCGTGATTTCTTATTTGTAGGAAAAGAGTACAGAATTCAAGTGGGGAATAATGATTTTTATATAGATTTACTTTTTTTCAATAGAGAATTGCAATGTTTAGTAGCTTTTGAATTAAAAACAGATAAATTTAAACCAGAACATTTAGGACAATTGAATTTTTATTTAGAAGCTTTAGATAGAGATGTTAAAAAAGAACAAGAAAATCCCAGTATAGGTATATTATTATGTAGAGATAAAGATGATACTGTTGTAGAATATGCAATAAGTAGAAGCCTTTCTCCATCTATGGTGTCCCAATATCGAACAAAGTTACCTGATAAGAAATTATTAAAGGAAAAATTAAATCAGATCTTATGA